In Legionella cardiaca, a genomic segment contains:
- a CDS encoding dihydrolipoamide acetyltransferase family protein, producing the protein MNIFNLPDLGEGLPDAEIHEWFVKEGDIVQADQPLVSMETAKAVVDVPCPQGGKIVKLFGKPGDVIKTGEPLVGFEAAETARVDKGTVVGNLEESTDISEDNFTIGSSHTASQRVKTTPAIRLLAKKLGVDLKSLTGTGEHGVITRDDVQSAASKKTELPEGFEALRGVRRAMLASMVQSHQEVVPVSIFDEADIQCWEPQNDITVRLIKAIVYACKKEPALNAWFNTAHSARKCFTEVNLGLAMDSSDGLFVPVIHDAARQSDSKLRQMINDYKKDVQNRTVAAENLKGATITLSNFGKFAGRFASPIIVPPMVAILAVGRLYEGAVVQKDNIEKHRLLPLSLSFDHRAVTGGEATRFLGAVIESLQQP; encoded by the coding sequence ATGAATATATTCAATTTACCTGATTTGGGCGAAGGTTTGCCTGATGCTGAAATTCATGAGTGGTTTGTAAAAGAAGGCGATATTGTTCAAGCGGATCAGCCCTTGGTTTCAATGGAGACAGCCAAAGCTGTTGTTGATGTTCCCTGTCCTCAAGGCGGGAAAATTGTCAAATTGTTTGGTAAACCAGGTGATGTGATTAAAACAGGCGAACCTTTGGTTGGCTTTGAAGCTGCAGAAACAGCGCGAGTCGACAAAGGAACCGTCGTTGGTAACTTAGAAGAAAGTACCGACATTAGTGAAGACAATTTTACAATTGGTTCAAGTCATACAGCATCCCAACGAGTTAAGACTACTCCGGCAATTCGGTTATTGGCAAAAAAACTTGGTGTTGACCTCAAATCATTAACTGGTACAGGCGAGCATGGTGTTATTACTCGTGATGATGTTCAGTCAGCTGCCAGTAAAAAGACCGAGCTTCCAGAAGGCTTTGAAGCCCTGCGAGGTGTACGCCGCGCTATGTTGGCTAGTATGGTTCAATCCCACCAAGAAGTCGTTCCTGTAAGTATTTTTGATGAGGCAGATATTCAGTGCTGGGAACCTCAAAATGATATAACGGTCCGTCTTATCAAAGCTATTGTCTACGCTTGCAAAAAAGAGCCTGCATTGAATGCTTGGTTTAATACAGCGCATAGTGCAAGAAAATGTTTTACAGAGGTTAATTTAGGATTAGCAATGGATAGCAGTGATGGTTTATTTGTTCCTGTCATTCATGATGCAGCCAGGCAAAGTGACTCCAAATTAAGACAAATGATTAATGATTATAAAAAAGACGTGCAAAATCGAACTGTTGCTGCTGAAAATTTAAAAGGAGCAACGATCACTTTGTCAAACTTTGGAAAATTTGCCGGACGTTTTGCCAGTCCAATTATTGTGCCACCGATGGTTGCAATTTTAGCGGTTGGTCGTTTATACGAAGGAGCCGTGGTTCAGAAAGATAACATTGAAAAACACCGTCTATTACCTTTATCCCTAAGCTTTGATCATCGAGCTGTCACGGGTGGTGAAGCAACTCGATTTTTAGGCGCTGTTATTGAATCGTTGCAACAACCATAA